A window of the Legionella busanensis genome harbors these coding sequences:
- a CDS encoding OmpH family outer membrane protein: MFNSIRISFFLVMVLITFLILCVFLMRGDRNNVAFIDMQRVMSQPATLLSKTKATHQKQQEILKVYASNLSEVIRDYGKSHKLTIISANVLSNYGGLDITDEIISLGLNKVKYHD; this comes from the coding sequence ATGTTTAATTCAATAAGAATTAGTTTTTTTCTGGTTATGGTTTTAATTACCTTCTTAATTTTATGTGTGTTCCTTATGCGAGGAGATAGGAATAATGTGGCCTTTATTGATATGCAGCGAGTCATGTCACAACCAGCCACATTACTTTCAAAAACAAAGGCAACTCATCAAAAGCAACAAGAAATCTTAAAAGTCTATGCGTCTAACCTTTCAGAAGTAATAAGAGATTACGGTAAAAGCCATAAATTGACCATTATCAGTGCAAATGTCTTAAGCAACTATGGTGGCTTAGATATTACGGATGAAATCATAAGCCTAGGGCTCAACAAAGTGAAATATCATGACTAG